A stretch of DNA from Kwoniella mangroviensis CBS 8507 chromosome 1 map unlocalized Ctg01, whole genome shotgun sequence:
GTCGAATTGGTAATTTCGACCTTCTTTGACCgatagagaagaaaggaaagatcgACCTCGACGAGCATGGAACAGAGCGGTGAGTCGGAGGATATCCCTATAAAATAACCAGAAACATAGATATCCAGTCAGAGAGATTGACTCCCGTTTATTTTCTAAGAGCTGAGAGGAACTTACAGATCCATTGCTGTCACACCAGGTAAGTCAACCAGAAATTCCCAAGGTTTCGGCTCATAAGCGTTGatcacatcttccttcttatccttcttctcttctggtACAGGTGTCGAAGTTGATATTCCCGCTGCAACATCATCGGCATCTTCTTTAACTTTCACCAACATGTATCGATAATATTGATGATACGGATCAGCATCGTTCAAGAAAGCGAATTTAGGATCGCTTTTCTGATGTTCTCTTATTTTCTCTTCTAAGAGTAAGGGAGTGGGTGATTTAGATATGTGATTGGCTGTTTTATCGACGATATCTGCAAAAACACAGTAAATCACGTATCAGATCTATCCATTTCAACATACTGGTGCTGGAATGGCATATGTTGTTGCTTGAGATGAAGACCAAGAGAAAAGCGACTCACTTCTGATTTCTCGGGGAGGATAGATGATCCCAACTTTCAACTTATCACTTGCCCTCACCGgtcgatcctcctccataCCTCCTtgaccttcatcctcttcagctgcCGGTGTACCGTTCCCATTTGTAGCGCTCCCATTGGGTATTTGTCGGAGTTCGTCCTCCCCAGCGTACGTGTTGACGGGTTTTGGTAAGTTCAGTGCCGACATCTTGTCAGCGGAGATGAACTAGGGTATGCTGAATGAGTTTAGTCAATCTAAAGAAGAGCTCTGAGCGTTGTGAATATTGAAATCTCTGTACGATACATAGCTCATCAACGACGAGCCAAGTGGGTGAGATGCGTGGCGGAAATACGGCGATGACTGCCGTTGTGGCAGCCACGGATGCTTGCGCGACTGCTTTTCCCTTTGTGGTGGTTGTGCCACGTGGTCAGTCTTGAGTGTCAACAAGTTGAAAGCCACCTCTACCAACTAAGaatctatcattcaacttgacttgACATCTCTCAACCCTGCTCATCGTCATTAGCAGTGTCGCAGTGTCTCACTTTTTCCAAAGTTCATATCCCAATTACCTTGTTACATTCCGCACCAAATCTCATGAGATAGATCGATTGATTACTATGTCATCAGTACACACCCATGGTAGACCTCAAGTCCGTCGACCATCAGGCTCGAGACCTCCTCCAATGGTCACTCCAGGTATGCCCGTACGTGCGGACCAAGCCAAACAACTCATGCAGCAATTCCCACAACCTCATCCCCAAAGATCATCCAACCCATCACCCCatcccacttcttcatctcctgcaGCCGGTCATACGAATCACCATCGATCATCTATGCCGAACCCCCATCAAAAGCCAACACCTGTCAAAACCCATCAGATGCAAAAATCGAGCCATGCTTCCGTATCTGGTAGACCGCTACCTAGGACCTCTCATGCTCAACGATCAGATTCGAGTGATTCTTCTTTGAGAGAAACTCACAGAGCCAATATCAAGCCTGTTGGTGCAGGTAGTATGGGCCCACCTAGATATCCCAGTGCGAACCTTGCATGGGGTCATCAGAATAATAAATTACCTTCACCGAAGGAACATCAAGCGGGGAGCCAGAGCCAGACTCAGACTCCGGTATCGAGAGGGAGtatggatatgggtatgggtatgggtgcGAGGGAATCCAGATCCGATGTTGAAATGCAATTCAATCACTTGCTCGTAAGTCCATCAAAGTTTACTTGAATTCGATTTGTTTTACAGTTGACTGAAGTAACTGATACGGTCTGTTTTTGTAGGACTCGCTCCAAGTTCCAGCTACCGTCAGACAAAAATTTTCCACAGTCTCATCAGACGTCAAATCCTCTATCCTCCTTTCCACTCTCAATTCCAATCCCACAatcttatcatccttggGTCTACCCACTCCAACACCTACAACGCCCAAAGTCAAGAAAAGGATGTCCACACCATTATTGCGCAAGACCAAATCGTCTGCAGAAGTCTCTTCTCCTAGTGGTTCACCGCAAGTAGGCAAGACATACGATGTGGGTGGAGAGGGGTTCGTGATTGTAGCTTCGCCCAATTTGAATAACGAAGGAAATAATAGAGGTATTATGTCTCCTCCTCTTGGATATGGTAGCAATTCAAGAGGCCAATCAATGGATTTACCTCGAGCTTCCACATCGTCTGGGTCCGGTTCAAGTTCAGGTCCAAGTAGACCTCTATCGGGATTGTTCAgtccatcaacttccaacTCATCGTCTTTAGGCAGATCATCCGGAAAAGGTCTGAATATCTCCATGGGAGAACAACCTGATTCCTTTATCACTTGGTTGAATGCTCACAAGGGGACAGATCTTAACATGGATGTAGGAAAAGCCAAAAAATTGAGAATGCTGCTTAGACATGAGAGTACAACTTGGGTTGGGACATTCTTAGAGATGAAAGGGTATGATCTGATTTTagataggttgaaagatCTTTTGGATATtgagtggaggtgagttggagtGGACGTTCTGAAGGTGATCTCAGCTGATGGATATACCGTATGATTTTGTGTGGTAGGGAAGAACAGCACGATGATCAGATGTTATACGAATTACTGAGATGCGTCAAGGCGCTCTCCACTTCGGAGGTGAGCTTtccatttccctttctcGTCTCTCCTAATGTATGATAGCTCATTCAGCGGGTTACATTTCGTGTAGATTGGTAAAATAGCACTACGATCACATTTCCCACAACCTTTCCCATCAATATCCAACTTGTTGTTCTCAGAGAAGAAACCTGGTGATTTAGCTTCGAGgcagatcatcattgaattATGGttattcctcttcgaccttttccctccttcctcctcttcaagaAACGGACCTAAAACCAGTACGATTAGGTTTGATGACAAATCGGAAATAGATATAGTGCAAGAAGTGAAAGGACTTTTGAtacctgatttacctgatccGACGAAAGAACAGCACGAATTCGTGACTAAGGCTCATAGGCCTAGAGTTTTCAAGGCTTGGGTAGGAGAGTTGAGTGATATATGTAGAGATTATTTCtggtaagttgaatttcCCTTTTACTTACAATTTTCATCGGTGTATGTTTGTTTTACCACAGCTGATCATGTATTGTGTATGTCTTTCTATAGGATCATGTGTCACGCTTCTAACACTTTATGGGATATCTCAGAAGTCGATGAGAACCTGGTAGAGAAACCGGTCGCTCCTGGAGGTGCGACTGGTGGAGTAGAGTTTGAAGCTATGAATTatgttgtgagtgatttcgatttcaCTTATTCGTTTCGCAGACATGGATTTTATGACTTTTCATCTTATTTTTGATCTGTTGtctgatcttgatcatttgagaTTGGCTGAGTACTGACTTTTGAGTGGATAACATTTAGACGATACATTTCAAATTACTCAATGCATTATGTAAATTCCAAGCGATAGAGAATAAGGATGATGCGTTGAAATTGCACGAAGATCTAATGAGTTCAGGTATGGATAGGATattggtggtgagtgatttataTCCGTCGTTCAACACTTGAACATCGATACAGACGAGACTCTGAACAACTGACCATTGACTTCCTTCTATAGACCCTTCGTAAAGCCTCTACTACGTATTATCCTACTCTGCACCTCGAGTTAGCTAGATATGTCAGGTTGTTGAAGGATATTTGCCCAAATGGTAAATTGCCTTATTTGATTGGTAAGATGGTTGGACCTCCTCCAGAGGAAGTTAGGAGGTTTGGCGCAAGTGGGAGTGCGAGAGACTGGCTGGGTAGTGGGGTAGCTAGGTGATATCACAAAACAAAACCCTGTATAATAACACTTTTAGATTATCAGatcattccttctctccttatATATACCCTTCACCTTGAAAACCCATTGATATACACATTTACATATACTTATACCCCTGTTTGTGTACCTTGTATTATCTCGTCTCTTCTATCGTTCATGTGCAATATGCTATAAATATTAGATGAATGCATGAGAATTGAATAGTCATATACTTGAGTTGGGGTATTCATAATGGGAGGAAAATCGTTAGATAAAGGGGAAAAACAATATCATGATAAACGCATCTATATTTGATCTATAGTAAGTAATGAAACACCAATCGTTTCTGAGGTTCTGTAATTCTATATATTCACTTTTCCCCTAACTCCTCCTTccactttctttccttttcttttcacTTTATAgacatctttcttcccttgactcttcatcacctcGCTTGATCATTCTTCATAATTCCCCCTCGCTGTGCACTGATAACAGTCGCATTTCACACCTAATGAGACAtgttcttcctccctttcaACAACCTCCTGAAAATAATTTTCCTATTATTCCTACCACCTCTCAACCTAGATAAGAAACCAtgtttgttcttccttttcctctgaGAAGGTTGATAGAAAGTACCCATCGCTATGAACCTCAAACTACCGAGTGCACTTCGAGCTCGGTATGGTTGAGCGGTCAGACTGGATAATGGAGAGTAATGGTTGGAAATCATTGTTCGatatggtgaaggtgaagatgggattgtTGGGTGATCACCAAATAGGTATGAAAGGGATGATTGGTactgagaagatgatgttgaggagaaggaaggatggaatggTTCagttgatgagagagggttGAATCGGAGGGTGGAATTTAGAGAGAATTTCGGTTTTGGGCCAGAGAGTGGGAGAGGTGGTcgagggaggagagggaagatggcTCGAGGTAATCGGGGCATGATGGCTGGATATAATTATCGTTTATTTTTTTAGATGAGGGAAGAGGGCAAGAGCAGGTCAATCAACGCCTTCCTGTCGTGAGTTTGTGATTTTGGTGTGGTTGTAAGTTTGTCGGACGAAGTGATTGCAAAAGTATATGAATCGGTAATAAAGTGAATCTTGAAGTCAGCTTCGATTCGTCCTGTGTTCTCGGTTCTGGGTaggtgtatatgtatgtatgaatgtatTGATTGTTATAATTTGGTGGTGTAGGACAAAAGGAGAGACTGGTGGATCGCAGATGATGCATTTTATCAATATATCAGACCATCGTTGGGGAATGCGATGGTTGAGTGAAATTGATATGTGAGGATTGGGATAAATTGATTAAAAATACTCGAGTGGGTATCAGAAAATATTCGACTGACCCAGATTCACATCCCATTACGTCCCATACAACCATCACAGCCTGCTTAAATGTTCATGTATGTGTGACCATTCCTTTCTCTGTCATCCGTCTTCATCTCGTTCCCTCACCCATTCGCTCATATATGCACAGGCATTCAACACCGACACGATGTCAGCAAtcgcctcttcctcctcttcagcccCTCAACCAAACCCAGGAGGGATCATCACCCAACCTCCTCCCCCATCGACACTGAGAGAATCAAGAATCGCAACTCACAGTCATATCAAGGGATTGGGTCTCGCCGACGATGGGACAGCCATGGATTTCTCACAGGGTTTCATAGGTCAGAATCTAGCGAGGGAAGCTTTGGGATTACATTTGAGTTTGTTGAAGTTGGGTAGACATTCCGGTAGACCTTTGTTACTTGTTGGACCACCGGGGACtggtaaggtgagttgggacTGCCCTTTTGGGATATGAGGAGTAAATGGATTGGAATTTATGGGACTGCGTTCATACCCATATCCAGATCCACTGAATTAGACATCATCAGAGTAGGATCACTGATAGAAGATCGATAAACGTTGCGTTTTAGAGGGAGTGGAGGAAATATCAATAAGATACACGCTCATACGCTGATTTTTTGAACTACATCTCTAGACCGCTCTCGCTCTCGCTCTCAGTCAAGAACTAGGCTCGAAGGTACCTTTCTGCGCGATGGTGGGATCAGAAGTGTATTCGGGCGAAGTCAAGAAAACCGAAGTGTTGGGCGGTTGTTTCAGACGTGCTATAGGTGGGTCATACAGGCAGATGGGATTATCCTGCATCCCATTTTTCAAACAAAGTCAAGCtgacctcatcttcatctgtgTCAGGCCTTCGTATCAAAGAGACCAAAGAAGTGTACGAAGGAGAGGTGACCGAGCTCACCCCATCCGAGGCTGAGAACCCCTTATCTGGCTATGGCAAAACCATCTCACACGTTATTGTCGGTCTAAAGACAGTCAAGGGGACCAAGCAGCTCCGACTGGATCCATCAGTCTACGAAGCTatacagaaagaaagagtcGTTATTGGAGATGTAATCTACATAGAAGCCAATACAGGTGCTGTCAAGCGTGTCGGTCGATCAGATGCCTACGCGTCAGAATACGATTTGGAAGCCGAAGAATATGTACCCTTACCGAAAGGTGATGTACataagaggaaagaattGGTACAAGATGTTACGTTGAACGATTTGGATATGGCAAATGCGAAACCTCAAGGAGGTCAGGATATCATGTCTGTCATGGGTCAATTGGtcaaaggaggaagaacagagGTGACAGATAAGTTGAGGAAGGAAATCAATAAAGTGGTTGACAAGTATATCGAACAGGGGGTGGCAGAGCTGGTTCCTGGTGTGTTGTTcattgatgaggtgagttctaGACTTTACCCTTCGTTCTGTCGTATTCGATCCTGTCTTCTATCTAACTTGGTGATCACACCGACTAATCTTGTTCATGGTTTCACTGTGCAGGTCCACATGCTCGATATGGAATGTTTCACCTATCTAAACCGAGCACTCGAATCTCCTTTATCACCCTATGTCGTCCTAGCCTCGAATAGAGGTATATGTACAATTCGAGGGACAGAATATGATGGGATACttggatcatcaagtgaAGGAATTAGATCACCTCATGGTATACCTATCGACCTGCTGGATAGATGTATGATAGTAAAAACCTCCTTATAcaagaaagaggaaattaAAAGGATATTAGAAATGAGATGTAAGATTGAGAATATACAAATTACAGGAGAGGCTTTAGATAAATTGGCggaacaaggtgaaaagaCTTCATTGAGATTTGTCCTGCAGTTACTCACTCCTTCGAACATACTCAATAAGACGAAGACTGGGGCAACCGGCGGAGGAGTCagtatggaagatatcgaagagtTGAATGATCTGTTCTTGGATGCTAAGAGGTCGACGGGGATATTGAAGGATTTAGAATCTTTGGAAAATAAGTATTAGGATGGAAGTGACCATGAATTCATTGCTAGGGTAGAGCAAAAAGTAGGGGATAAGTGAACAGTAGATACTGTAGACAGGTTATAAGATAATATAGCAGTTTATAGATTAGACGATAGTCGATATCCATTGCCCAAAAAAAGGTTCTGTAATAGTGCAAATTGCAGATATGATCATGTTACAGAATATGAGTCATTATCAGCATGCATCAATATATACACTATAATACATAATCATCTGTCTACCTTCTTTTCTATACATTTGctatctatccatctatcgTGTATGTCTCAACAGTGCTTAACTCGTCAATGACGTTTTCTCGTGTTTTTCCTCTACCATAAGTTCCCACTTATTTGGGCTACTATTAAAAGACAATATCATCCTATTGGGGCATTGGTACATCTCAATATATCCTTCATgtccccttcttcatccatcaataACCTGCTTCGCCTTTTTCTCACCTACAATTTCACTATCACTCTTTCCCTCTCCACCTTTTCTCGCATTCGTCCCTCTATCCTTTTTATCCTCCGGCGTATCAACGactttacctttcctctGAGCAGATTGTTCTTTgcttcttttctcttctgattGTTCGGCCAGATCGGATGCTTCTTGAATGGTAGCatctatatctatctttTCCTGTTTCTcctgtttctcctcttcctcctcggaCTGTTCATTCTCCGTAGAGGTAGCCGTCGAAGTGGGACTGTCGTTTGATGCCTTTTCTCTCTTATCTCTTATTGTCTTGGTGGCTTTTTCTGTCTTACTCACATTTTCAGATTCCAGTTCACCTTTCCATTCGATATCGTAATCTGAGGCTATACGAGTTATTTCCCTTCGAAGTGTCTTGGCTTCGGAAACTGGATGTATCCGTCATTTCGTCTTAGCACGAACACTTCATGCAAAGATCGTTACATTTGCGTCAAGTGACTTACCCATCTCTGTCCATTTGTCGATATCCAGGCCAGCTTGATCGTACAGCTTCCTCTGTCTGGCTGTTATCGAAAGATCCAATAAGGATGAATAGGATACCTCCCTGTTATGATAACTTGAGACGGACAGAGAGAGTAGTGAAGTCAGAAAATTAGACATAAACATGGCGAGAGTGACGGATCGTACTCACATCAAGAATGCCGCTGAGCCTAAAAGAGCTGCAAATCCGGTCGCCCAAGTCACAGGTTCCATCATATCCCATCCTGCATCGGTGAAGAAGGCTAATAGAAGAACGGTCCATCAGTAATTGAAGATAGATTCAATAGGTAAGGAGAATGGAAGCTATCACTCACTCCACCGTATGACCGCTGCCCAATATACCACTCCACCTCCTAAAGCAGCTACTGCCAATCTCTGAGCACCCCTATGAGCTTTATAATCGATACTGTGATATCACAAGCATTAGCTATCCATACCCACCTATTTGTTGCCTGTCTTTGGGTACCATCTAACATTCAATCAacttactctttcttctgtttagtcatcctatccaattcTTTCGTCAAACTCAATAATCTCCTACGTATATAATGTGTTCGActagagaaagaaggtatgatCACTTCTAATACCAAATCGCCCTGtctttgtccttcttcttttgatTTCCTTTCCACGGGATTGTTCGATTTGTTGTCGTTGGATGAGTGTGAGGATGCAGGTGAGATGACAATTTTGAATTTCTCATTAAGACAAGATTGTTTGATAAAATCACTCAAATCCGTTGATTGAGACCAAGATACTTCTTGGAATTTATGACCATCACTCTGCCTTTGATCCAAATATGGTCCACCTTcctgtctttctctctgttcTTCTGAAGCTGCATTTCTCAAATGACTATCTAGATCTTTAGCTTCCCCCGTTACTGACAAATAGGTAATCTCGGAGTTTACATATTTGCCAGGTAACGAACCGATAATTAAACGACTGAGGTGAGAGAGTGGTTGTGAAGGATGTAACAAGAATGCCGTCTGTCTAGGACTTGCTGAAGCGGTTGGAAGGGGGATCAGAAGTTTGAATAGGTGTGAGGAAGTAGGCGATAATTTGCCTTgccattcttccaattcctGTCCATTCGTGGgagacgaaggagaagaggtagaagataaGTTCAGATTAACATCTTCGGTGGTAGACGATGTTTGATCTTGGCCTGCTGTGGGCGTTTGAGAAGGATTGAAATCTGATGAAGGTGACGCCGAGGATATGAAGTGTGCGTGAGAGAGGTCGGTAGCTCCTTCTatcggaggatgatgaccatTGTTGGAATTTTTAGGATTGGATGTAGGGGGAAGTTCTTTGTTCGAGAATTTGATTAGAAGAGAAGTATGTATCTGTCGGAGTTGTACAGGTTGGAATGAGTTTCTCTGGGAGATTGGGTAGAGTGATTTTGAACTTGTTGGTTGAGATGCCAGTATAGCTGGGGCCCTGATTGGTATACGAGCTTGTACAGCTTTGACTGAAGTGAGACGTGTAAATTTGGGTATTCGTGTTGGCATTCTTCCACTTAAATGATCCTTATTCAATTATATCTCCCTCCAGGCCGAGCCGAGGCTGACGATACGATATGACAGGTTGCTTCTATTGCTATTGTGATACTACTCTATGTAATCTAGATGTATGTTCTATGCTTGACTGTATTGTAACGATGATTGACAGTAAGAGAAATGTCAATAAATTCCAGTGAACACGGTTGAAGGGTGATCGGCGAGTGTGTGTACGTAACTACGTCATAacccatcaacatcaaatcTCAGCCccaattcatccattcacataTGTATGCCGATGCATCTGACAgcactgtactgtatgtttCGAGGGTGTAAGTTGACCTGTGTTAGATTGCATGCAGCGAAACAACGCCTCCAAAATGGTCATGCCCATGTCCCTCATCCCTCGACCATAACAATCTCAAAAGATCGGAGGCAAAAGgccattcttcatccaaacCCTGCAGGCGCAGGTGACGGTCAATCAAGTGTATGGTACTCACTGAGGTGCCCGTTATGTGGTTGAGAGGCTTTCTCAGCTCAAGGTACTGCGGTGAATGCGAATCCTCTACACGCATCAGCCTGCTACTGACGACCATCGGCTATATCCATGAGCGTTTCATATGTAGtttgatgatggaggaggataATAGGATATATGCCACCTCCGTCTCTTTAGCTGCTTTGCTTTGCGTTACCATTTCAGGTACTGTAACAACGTGGGTAGGCTATCGATTCCAGAGAGTTGTTCAGGGGGAAGCCGAGATGTGCCTTGCAAAGTCAAAAGGTTTTTCCCCTTACTCACAGAGAGCAGCAGAACGGGAAATAGGGTAAACAACGAGAAAAGAGGCAAAGGGGAACGGCCACCGCGTCAGTTTGGGACGGGGGAGATACATAAGAGAGGGCAATAACCTCACTGTATGGATGTATCAAAGTACCTAGGCTAAGCGTACAGAGAACGAGCCTCGACTTTGCTCAGTGCTATCATATGATGAAAGTTACCTTGTATAATTTTCACCCTCAACTCGGAATTCCGTTCACATCTACTGAATTGCAGAATTGCAACAAGTTCTCTCACTCATTTGTATCGTACTTCCCATCCTAATTGATCTATATAAATCCATACGATCCTATAATAAAAGAAAAAAACGAATCATCAACCCTTAGACCAGAGATCCCACTCACGTCAATCTTTGAGCCCCCCACGAGGggaggaaaaaaaaaaggaatcTCGTAAGAAACGCACATCACACCTCACCAAACATATATACCAAAGAAAAACAGAGGTACCACATAACGTACAAACACTCCCACCACAGCACCAGTAGTTAtacttctttcatctcccatctcttaGACTATCTTTTTAGCGTCTTTTATACATCCCTCATATACCCACAAACGATATTCAAGCTTGACGTCAACGtcaatcgacatcatcaACGAGAGGCACCACTACGACTGTCTCGCAGTTCACGAGCATTCCCAGTACATCTCCACGATCCGCTCCGACTTTTAGGTCTATGTCAATGGAATTGTCATAGCAAACAGCACGATTGGATTCTCCATTTAGAAACGGGCTGGATTGGTCATGCGATTATACATCTACCAAAGATTGCATACCCTCTCAAGACGTTCCTAGTACAACTCCAGCTGAGTTCCGACGCAAGAGCTCATCATCCGACCATATCTGCGATACATCATCTACCACAACCCCTCTTCGACTCGTTTCTTCAGAATAGTCAACTCTCAACATGCCAGTCGACTCAGCAACGGAGCTTCGTCGAGCAGACACCATGTCTGATCCCTATCCCGCTGGCCCCTCACGTCAATCGGCTTTACACAACAGCACTTCCCGCCAAcccaacaaccacaacatGCCCAAAACTCCCAAAACTCGATTTAAGCCATCTGGGTTCTCTCAATTTTGGCAAAGTGTCAAAACGCATCTGACACCTCCATCGCATCCTTCTACCACATCTGAATCGGCAATAGGTGGATCTAGCTTCAGAAATACGACGGATAATTATTATTACAATGAGTCTGTTCATGGAGGCGGAAGCAGTCATCTACCTTTGGAATTGTTAAATCCCAAAGCAGGTATGGAAGGTAAACATAAACGTCGAATGGGTAATAGTTCTGCTTCCCGGGGAGGGGGAGGACTAAGGCTCAGAGCAAGAAGTAGTCAAGCTgcatcaacatcaagatatggcgatgatgacgatttatcttcttcgaaaccTAACGAACCTGTATCCCATATAGTGGTAGATGCAAATTTCGAACATTTCACCCCTGCTATGGCGAAATCCGATTCTGGCTTTTCAAATAAGACTCCAGGAACTAACACGAATAATGGAGGATTAGATTCCAAGaatgaaggagatggagaggacgGCGGAGATACAACACCCAATGGAGGACAGATGGGATACGATAGGAGTGATATTGCTTCGACTACCaggagaggaagtagagCGGAGAATTGGGTGAAAACGAATACGGCGGTGGTATGGATGACGGAAAGGTTTTGGCCTAATGTAAAACATTTCTTGGATTCAGAATTCCCAGAACCCAGTAAAGAGAGATCTTTCcagaaagaggtgagtaacgTCGATATTCTTAAGAACAGATTTATacgttgatgagatgagggagtCATTTGAGACAATGGCAGAGGAATGTGTCTGTTGAGCAAGATCATCAGAGATTCGGGTGGGGAAGGAGACAAGGCTCAATCTATCGTGTCAACAAgagatgctgatcatctatTCTTTTGTAGACCTGGTTCACCCAAAAGCAAGGTGCAATGGCATCATCGGTTTTCTTTCTTATCAATTGGATTCTTACCGTTGGATTACTACCCACACCTATGTCGACGTACAAATATGTTGCATATATAGCCGTAGCAGGGGTAAGCGACAATATACCTTCTTTTGGAATGACTGCTGACCTGATCTTGTGATCGTGTGCACCATCGGTTGTAGTTATTGACATTACCTATACCGGTATTGGTAATATTCGATTTCCCAAGGAGACATCCTACAATATGGCAACCATGGATATTCGGAGCTTGTTGGGTGTTCGCCTATATCTTAATCATAGAGATGAGATTGTGTGGTTTCTTCTCGGATCATAATACTTGTGGTACAAGGAATTTCTTGAATTTATTGGGATTTGCCTTTGGACAACCTACACTTGGTGAGTATCAAGCTAGACACGACCACGTATGGGGTACTGTCTGACTGAtatctttttcttttgttTGATCTTAGGTCTTTTGACTCTACGGGAAAACAGGATAACAGCTATCTGCGGAGCTTCGATT
This window harbors:
- a CDS encoding mitochondrial 54S ribosomal protein bL34m, with translation MPRLPRAIFPLLPRPPLPLSGPKPKFSLNSTLRFNPLSSTEPFHPSFSSTSSSQYQSSLSYLFGDHPTIPSSPSPYRTMISNHYSPLSSLTAQPYRARSALGSLRFIAMGTFYQPSQRKRKNKHGFLSRLRGGRNNRKIIFRRLLKGRKNMSH
- a CDS encoding RuvB-like helicase 1, with the protein product MSAIASSSSSAPQPNPGGIITQPPPPSTLRESRIATHSHIKGLGLADDGTAMDFSQGFIGQNLAREALGLHLSLLKLGRHSGRPLLLVGPPGTGKTALALALSQELGSKVPFCAMVGSEVYSGEVKKTEVLGGCFRRAIGLRIKETKEVYEGEVTELTPSEAENPLSGYGKTISHVIVGLKTVKGTKQLRLDPSVYEAIQKERVVIGDVIYIEANTGAVKRVGRSDAYASEYDLEAEEYVPLPKGDVHKRKELVQDVTLNDLDMANAKPQGGQDIMSVMGQLVKGGRTEVTDKLRKEINKVVDKYIEQGVAELVPGVLFIDEVHMLDMECFTYLNRALESPLSPYVVLASNRGICTIRGTEYDGILGSSSEGIRSPHGIPIDLLDRCMIVKTSLYKKEEIKRILEMRCKIENIQITGEALDKLAEQGEKTSLRFVLQLLTPSNILNKTKTGATGGGVSMEDIEELNDLFLDAKRSTGILKDLESLENKY